The DNA segment CCGAACGACCTGGTCACCAACCAGGCGATCACCAACCGGAGCCGCGAGGGCCGGCTCCGCATCCACATGGAGGTCGGCATCGGCTACGACGACGACCCCGACGCCGCCAGCGAGATCGCCGAGGACGTCCTGACGGAGATCGACACGGTCGCCAACAACCCGAAGCCGTACGTCATCCCCTCCGGCTTCGGCGACTCCGCGATCCTGCTCGACCTGCGGTTCTGGATCGACCCGCCGACGCCGCAGGCCCGGTGGCGCTCGAAGGCCAGCGCCGTCGAGCTGATCCAGGACCGGTTCGCCGACGCCGGGATCTCCATCCCGTACCCGCAGCGGACCGTCTCGTACCCGCCGGAGACGGGGGAGGCGGACGAGACGGTCGAGCGCGTCGAGCGCTTGGACGGCGACGGGAAGAACCGCGCGAGCGACCGCCCCGCCTAGAGGGACCGTTACCGCCCCCTCACCGCACGTACCGCCCTCACCGGTCCCGCCCGAACCCGGCCGCGAACGTCGCCTCGTCGACCGACAGGACCGTCGGCCGCCCGTGGGGACACGAGTACGGCCGGTCGCACTCGCCGAGCCGGTCCAAAAGCGAGCGCTGCTCGCCGCGCGACAGCCCCCCGATCTCCCCGCGCTTCAGCGACGGGTGACACGCCAGGTCGGCGAGCAGCGCCTCCCGGGCGTCCCGCGGCGACTCGCCGCCCGCGAGGGTCGCGAGCGCGTCGCGGAACGCGTCCGCGTCGGCCGCCCGCCCGAACGGCGCCGGGACGGTCCGGAGCCTGACGGTCCCCCCGCCGAACGGCTCCGCCTCGAAGCCGAGCGCGTCCAGCGCGTCGCCGTGCGCCTCCGCGGCCGCCGCCTCGTCGGCCGACAGCGAGACGGTCGCGGGCGGGTCGAGCGCGGCCGTCGGCACCGGCTCATCCGAAAAGGCCCGCGAGAGCCGCTCGTAGTTCACGCGCTCGTGGGCGGCGTGGCCGTCGACGACCAGTAGCTCGTCGCCCGCCTCGACGAGGAGGTAGAGGTCGCGGAAGACGCCGACCGGGTCCGCCTCCGCGAAGGTCCCGGGCCGCTCGCCCGCCTCCCCGCCGACCGGGTCGAGCGCTGACTCGATCCCGGTGTCCACGTCCCCCTTTCGCCGGAGGTCGGCGCCCGTGAGCGCGTCCGCGACGGCCGACTCGACCGCGTCCGCGACCCGGTCGGCGTCGCGCAGCCCGACCTCGCGCTTCGCGGGGTGGACGTTCGGGTCCACGCGGGCGGGCGGCACCGCGACGTCGACGGCGGCCACCGGCTCGCGCCCGTCCGGGATCAGGCGCCCGTACCCGGCCCGGACCGCGGCCGCGAGCCTGTCGTTCCGCACGGGACGCCCGTTCACCGACACCCGGACGTGGTCGCGGGAGGCCCGCGTCACCGAGGGGTACGCGAGCGCGCCGGCGACGTCGACGGAGAGCGGTTCCCCCCCGTCCGTCCCGACGTCGACGCCCGCCGCGAGCTCGGTCGACCGGCTGGCGGTGTCGCGGTCGTAGACGCCGAACAGCGCGTCCGTGACGCCGGTTCCCGGCGTCGACAGCGTGGTCGACCCGTCGTGGTCCAGCGCGAACGCGACGCCGGGGTTCGCGAGCGCGTAGTCGGCGACAAGCGACGAGACCCGCGCGAACTCGGCGGCCGCCCCCGCGAGCGACTCCCGGCGCGCCGGGCGGGTCGCGAACAGGTCCTCGACGACGACCGTGGTTCCGCGGGCGCGCCCGGCGTCGGCCACGTCAATATCGCCTCCCTCGTCCTCTCCCGTCGCCCGCGTCCCGTCGACGACCACTCGCGTCCCCACGGCGTCGCCGTCGCTGGTCGTCAGTTCGAGCCGCGCGGCGTCGGCGATCGCGGCCAGCGCCTCGCCGCGGAAGCCGAGCGACGCGACGCCGACCGGGTCGCCGTCGGGCGCGAGCTTGCTCGTCGCGTGGCGCTCGACCGCGCGGCGGGCGTCCGCGCGGGACATCCCGCGGCCGTCGTCGGCGACCCGGATCCGGTCGGTGCCGTCGCCGTCGACCGCGACCTCGACCGCGGAGGCGCCGGCGTCGAGCGCGTTGTCGATCAGCTCGCCGACGACCCGCGCCGGCCGGGTGACCACCTCGCCGGCGGCGATCCGGTCGACCGTGGCGGAGTCGAGCCGGCGGACGCGGGGGGCCTCCCGGGCCGGCCTCGCGGTCTCGTCCGACCGGTCCCCGCCGGCGCGCTCCTCACCCGCCATCGTCGAGCCTCGACTGGAGGTCGTGGAGGGCGTTCAGCGCCTCGATCGGCGTCGTCCGGGCGAGGTCGAGGTCGCGGAGGTCGGCGGCGAGGTCGCTCTCGGGGGCGACGCCGGGATCGTCGACCTCGGTTTCGCCGACTTCGGTCCCGTCGGCCGCGGTCGGTGCGTCGTCGCCGGTCGCGTCATCGCTGCTCTCCTCGGCGAGAAACTCGCGGAGGGAGACGTCGTCTGGATCCGCCCCGTCGGTTGGTGCCCTGGTCGTCGCGTCGGTTGACGCGTCCGGACTCGCCGATCCGTCGCCCTCCGACGCGGCCTCGCCCTCGGACGGTTCGCCCGTCTCGTCGGCCGCCACCAGCGACCGGGAGCGCTCGACGACGGGCGCGGGGACGCCGGCGAGCTCGGCGACCTCGACGCCGTACGACGAGGAGGAGGCGCCGGGGACGACCCGGTGGAGGAACGTCACGTCACCGTCCTCGCGGGTGGCGGTAAAGTGGAGGTTGAAGACGCGCTCGCGCTCGTCGGCGAGGTCTGTGAGCCCGTGGTAGTGGGTGGCGAACAGCGCGGTGGCGCCCAGCTCGTCGTGGACGAACTCGGCGGCCGCGCGGGCGATGGCGCGCCCGTCGGTCGTCGCGGTGCCGCGGCCGACCTCGTCGAGGAGGACGAGCGAGTCGGGGCCGGCGTCGTGGAGGATCTCCGTCAGCTCGCTCATCTCGCGCATGAACGTCGACTGGCCGCCCGCGATGTCGTCGGAGGCGCCGACGCGTGTGAACAGCCGGTCGAAGACGGGGAGCGAGGCCGCCTGGGCGGGGACGAACGAGCCGGTCTGTGCCAAGACGACCGCCAGCGCGACCGCCCGCATGTACGTCGACTTCCCGCTCATGTTCGGCCCCGTGATCACGGCGACCGACCCCCGGGGAAGGTCGGCGTCGTTCGGGACGAACGACGCCTCGGCGCGCTCGACGACGGGGTGGCGACCCCCCTCGATTTCGATCCCGGCGTCGGGGTCGTCGCGAATTTTCGGGCGGACGTAGTCGCCCTCGACCGCCACGGTCGCCAGCGACGCGAGCGCGTCGAGCTCCGCGAGCGCGTCCGCGAGCCCCTGGATCCGCTCCGTCTCGGCCGCGACACGCTCGCGGACGTCGGCGAACAGCTCGTACTCCATGGCGTCCGCGCGCTCGGCGGCGCCGACGATCTCCTCCTCGCGCTCCTTCAGCTCGGGCGTCACGTAGCGCTCGCTGTTCTTCAGCGTCTGCCGGCGGCGGTAGTCGTCGGGGACGCTGTCGAGGTTGGCGTCGGTCACCTCGATGTAGTAGCCGTGGACCTTGTTGTGCCCGACCGACAGCGAGTCGATCCCGGTGCGCTCGCGCTCGCCCGCCTCCAGGTCGGCGACCCACTCGCGGCCCTCGCGCTCGGTCGCGCGGAGCGCGTCGAGGTCGTCGTCGAACCCCTCCCGGATCACGCCGCCGTCGGTGATCTCGGGCGGGGGGTTGACCGCGATCGCCTCGTCGATCAGCTCGCGGATTTCAACCAGCTCGTCGAGGCGGTCGCGGAGGTCGCGGAGGTGGTCGGTGCGGGGGCGATCGGCGTCGTTGTCGTCTGCCTCGTCCGCGTCGTCCCCGGCGCCGCCCCCGCCCGCGTCGTCAGCACCCGCCAGCGTCGCCTTCAGTTCCGGCACGACCGCGAGCGTCGCGTGGAGCGAGCGCAGGTCGCGGGCGTCGGCCCGGCCCCGAGAGACGCGCCCGACGAGGCGTTCGAGGTCGTAGGCGGCCGCGAGCGCGTCGGCGACCCCCTCGCGGGCCAGCGTGCGGTCGGCCAGCTCGCCGACCGCGTCGTGGCGGCGCCGGATCGCGTCGGCGTCGACGAGGGGGCGGCGGAGCCACCGCTCCAGACAGCGTCGGCCGAGCGCGCAGCTCGTCTCGTCGAGGACGTCGAACAGGGTGTCGCTGGCGCCGAGCCCGCGGTTCTCGAACAGCTCCAAGCTGCGCTGGGCGGCCGCGTCGAGCCGGAGCCGGTCGCGGGGGTCGTACCGCCGGATCCGGGTGACGTACGAGAGCGGGCCGTCGTCGCCCTGCGTGTACTCGGCGTACGCGAGCACCGCCCCGGCCGCGCGCAGCTCGGTGTCGGCCTCGAACCGCCGGTCCGGGGCCGGGAGGTACGGCTCCAGCCGCTCGGTCGCGGCGCGCCGCCCGAAGGCGCTCGGGTCGTGCTCGTGGGTCGTCCAACCGTTCTCGGCGTCCGGGGGCTCGAAGGCGGAGGCGTCCGGCCCCGCGATCAGTTCCGCCGGCGCGATCCGGTCGAGCTCCCCGGCGACGGCGTCGCGGTCGCCCGACGTGACGAGGCACTCGCCCGTGGAGACGTCGACGGCGGCGAGGCCGACCTCGATCTCGGAGCCGACTTCGCCCCCGTCGCTCGCGGCCACCGCCGCCACGTAGTTCGTCGTCCCCGCCTCCAGCAGGTCGTCCTCGACGACGGTTCCGGGCGTGATCACTTCGGTGACGGCGCGGTCGACCAGCCCGGACGCCTGCTCGGCGTCCTCGACCTGGTCGCCGACGGCGACGCGGTAGCCGGCGTCGAGCAGCGACTCGAGGTACGGAGCGGCGTTGTCGATCGGGATCCCCGCCATCGGGTAGTCGCCGGTGGAGTCGGAGCGCTCCGTGAGCGTCACCTCGCAGACCCGCGCGACGACCTCGGCCGCCTCGCAGAACGCCTCGTAGAAATCGCCGACCTGGAACAGCACCAGCGCGTCCTCGTGGGCGGCACACAGGTCCGCGTACTGCGAGAGCATCGGCGTGAGCTCCTCGCGGGCGGCGGCGACGCCCGGCGGGAGCCCCGTCGCGACCGCTCGGTCCGGGGTTGGCATACCGCGAACCCGGGCGCCCGTGAGCATAAACGGTACGGAGGGCGGCGGGCGGGAGGAGAACCCGCCGAGCGACGGCGCGGGCCGCCGGGAGCCTTACAACGATGGACGCCTCAGTACGCGTGTGACGAATCGGACGATCATCGTCGGCATGGCGGCGACGTTCATCGGGCTGACGGCCCTGCTGCTCGTCGCCGGGGTCGTGGTCTCGCCCGTCCTGCTGGCCGTGGCCGTCCCGTTCGGCGTGGTCTCGTACTTCCTCTGGTACCACGCCAGCGGCAAGCTCCGCGATCGGGTCCGCCGGGAGGCCGCTCACGCCGGCCCGACCGAGCGCGAGCGGGCGCGACGCCGCGCCCGGACGGCCGAACACCGCCGCTCCGCGCGCCGGACCGCGGGCGCGACAGACGGCGGGTTCGGCGGCGCGGCGGCCGGCGGCGCGCGGAGCACGGGCGGTCCCGGTGCGCGCGGCCCGGGCGCTGGCGGACGACGGGACCCCCGGGACCGCGCCCCGCCGACCGCCGGGATGACCGAGCGCGACGCGTACGAGACGCTCGGCCTCAACCGGACCGCGGACCAAGAGACGATCCGCGAGACGTACCGGGAGCGGGCGAAGCGGCTCCACCCCGACGGTGAGGACGGCGACGAGGAGACGTTCAAGGAGCTGAACGAGGCGTACGAGCTCCTGAAGAACTGAGGGGCGTTGGGGGCGCGGGATTACTCCTGACCGTCGCCGTTACCGGCCGCCCCGACCGCCTCCGCGATCGCGTCCTCCGCCTCCGAGAGCTCCGCTCGGGTGTTGACGTTCGTGAACGTCCGTTCCGTCGTCCGCGAGCGGATCGCCTCGGCGCCGACGACGACCCGGTCCAGTTCCTCTAACGCCGCCAACACCTTCCGGTCGCCGCGGGCGAGCGCGCGATCACAGGCGTCGGCCATCGCGTCGGCGCGGTAGACCGCCTGCGTCGTCTGGAGCCATCGGTCGTCGAGCCGCGGGACCGCGGCCTCGCGGCCCGCCGCGTCCTCGCGGAGCGAGGCGAGGAACTCCGGGTCGACGAACGGCATGTCGCAGGCGACGACGGCGACGTACTCGGAGGGGGCGGCCCGGCAGGCGTTGCGGATCCCGGCGGTCGGCCCGAGGTCGGGCTCGCCGTCGAGCGCCCAGGTAACCGGGAGCGAGAGCCCCGCCAGCGCGGTCGCGATCGCCTCGCGCTGGTCGGGCCGGCAGTTGATCACGAGGTCGTCGACGACGGGGTCACCCTCCGATGCGCGGGCCGCACCCGGCGGGACCGGGTCGTCCGCCCCCGCGAGCCGGTCCGCGACCCGGCGGATCATCGGCGTCCCGGCGAGCGCGGCGACGGACTTGTCGCGGTCGCCGAAGCGGGTCGAGCGCCCGCCGGCGACGATGGCTCCGGTGGTCACGAACGGATCTGCGAGCGGCGGGGACTTCGCCGTTGCGGTGGCGACGGAGTCGACGTGGCGAGGCCGACATGGAAGCGGCTCACGGCGGGCTGGTACGTCGAGGAAACGCGAGTCGATTCCGGGCGAAAGCGACCCGTTAAGTGGTCGGGGAGCCACATATAGGATATGGCAGAGGACACCGACCTGGAGGGACTAAAACGCGGGACTGACCTAGTCAAGCGCGGCTTCGCACAGATGCAGAAGGGCGGAGTCATCATGGACGTCGTCAACCGCGAGCAGGCTCGGATCGCCGAGGATGCCGGGGCGGTCGCAGTGATGCACCTCGAATCGGTCCCGGCCGACATCCGCAAGCGCGGCGGCGTCGCTCGGATGGCCGACCCGGGGAAACTCGAAGAAGTCATCGAAGAGGTGTCTATTCCCGTGATGGGCAAGGCTCGGATCGGCCACACCGCCGAGGCACAGATCTTGGAAGCCGCGGGCGCCGACATGGTCGACGAGTCCGAGGTGCTGACGCAGGCCGACGACCGCTACCACATCGACAAGCGCGAGTTCACCGCTCCGTTCGTCTGCGGGGCGCGGAACCTCCCCGAGGCGCTCCGCCGTATCGACGAGGGCGCGGCGATGATCCGTACGAAGGGCGAAGCGGGAACCGGCGACGTGAACCAGGCGGTCACCCATCAGCGCAATATCCAGCGTGCTATCGGTCAGCTCGAAGGGATGGCGTACGAGGAGCGCGACGAGTGGGCCCGCGAACACGGCGCCCCCCGGGAGCTCGTCCACGAGACGGCGGACCGCGGTCGCCTCCCGGTCGTCAACTTCGCGGCCGGCGGCATCGCGACGCCCGCCGACGCCGCGCTCATGATGCAACACGGCTGTGACGGCATCTTCGTCGGGTCGGGTATCTTCGGCGCGGAGAACCCCCCGGCGATGGGCGAGTCCATCGTCGCGGCGGTCAACAACTACGACGACCCCGAGAAGCTCAAGGAGATTGCGAAGAGCCCCGGCAAGGGGATGAAGGGCCAGTCGAACGCGGACATGGCCGAAGAAGAGAAGCTGCAGGGCCGCGGCGTTTAAGTAGCATTTTCCGATTTCGGTGCGGTTTCCGCGTACGACGGGAGCGACGGGTGTCGGCGACCCATCGACGCTAAAACCACACCGGAGCGTTAGCACCCAACATAATTACTCGCGAGCCCGAAGTAGCGAGCGTATGAACCGACGAGGCTGCCTCACCGGAGCCGCGGGGTGTCTCGCGGCGGCGCTCGCGGGGTGTCTCCGAGGAACGCCCGGAGAGGAGGGTGATGACGGCGATACCGCAGACAGTGGCTGCGCGCAGACCCCGGCGACCGCCGGCGACGGCGAGGAGCGATTCCTCGCGGCGAACGAGACCCCCGAGAATCCCGGTGCCCGAGAGCTCTTGGCCGCCGTCGAGGCGGAGACCGACGGGGTGACCCGGTTCACCGACGACGGCGTCGAGCGGGTCGGGTTCAGCGAAGGCGGAGACGTCTGGGAGATCAGGTATCACGGCGCCCTCCACGCCGGAGAGGACCGGTTTCGGGATGAGATCTCGGCGCTGTCCGCGGCGTTCGCGTCGAATCGGCCGGACGGCGTGTCGCTGCGGGCCACCTCGCTCCACGAGTGCACGACCGGGACGTGGCACGTCTGCGCCGAGACCGCGGTGGCGTTCGATCGCGGAGAGCTCGACCGGGAGGCGTTCGTCGACGAGGTCTGGGAGGCCGCGGAGATCGAGAACAACTGTTGAGCGCGGCTCAGGTAGAGTCCCGTCGCCCGCCCCTACCCCTCCAACACCGTCGACCCCTTTCCGATCCGGGTCTGGTAGGCGCGGGCGTCGATGCCGGCGCCGGAGAAGGCGTCGAGCATCGCGGCCGCGATCCCTCGCCGGCGGTCCTCGCGGCAGACGGCGATGATAGCGGGGCCAGCGCCGCTGACGGTGACGCCCGCGGCGCCGGCGTCGAAGGCGGCGGCGCGAACCTCGTCGTATCCCGTGATGAGACGTGCGCGCTCCGGGGTGACGACGGGGTCGTTCATGCCGGCGCCGACGAGGGCGGGGTCGGAGCGACACATCCCGATGGCGAGCGTCGCCGCGTTCCCGACGGTCTCGACGAGGTCGTCCATCGGCGCGCTATCGGGGACGACTCGGCGCGCGTCCCGAGTGGAGACCGCGACG comes from the Halorubrum depositum genome and includes:
- the mutL gene encoding DNA mismatch repair endonuclease MutL is translated as MAGEERAGGDRSDETARPAREAPRVRRLDSATVDRIAAGEVVTRPARVVGELIDNALDAGASAVEVAVDGDGTDRIRVADDGRGMSRADARRAVERHATSKLAPDGDPVGVASLGFRGEALAAIADAARLELTTSDGDAVGTRVVVDGTRATGEDEGGDIDVADAGRARGTTVVVEDLFATRPARRESLAGAAAEFARVSSLVADYALANPGVAFALDHDGSTTLSTPGTGVTDALFGVYDRDTASRSTELAAGVDVGTDGGEPLSVDVAGALAYPSVTRASRDHVRVSVNGRPVRNDRLAAAVRAGYGRLIPDGREPVAAVDVAVPPARVDPNVHPAKREVGLRDADRVADAVESAVADALTGADLRRKGDVDTGIESALDPVGGEAGERPGTFAEADPVGVFRDLYLLVEAGDELLVVDGHAAHERVNYERLSRAFSDEPVPTAALDPPATVSLSADEAAAAEAHGDALDALGFEAEPFGGGTVRLRTVPAPFGRAADADAFRDALATLAGGESPRDAREALLADLACHPSLKRGEIGGLSRGEQRSLLDRLGECDRPYSCPHGRPTVLSVDEATFAAGFGRDR
- the mutS gene encoding DNA mismatch repair protein MutS; this translates as MPTPDRAVATGLPPGVAAAREELTPMLSQYADLCAAHEDALVLFQVGDFYEAFCEAAEVVARVCEVTLTERSDSTGDYPMAGIPIDNAAPYLESLLDAGYRVAVGDQVEDAEQASGLVDRAVTEVITPGTVVEDDLLEAGTTNYVAAVAASDGGEVGSEIEVGLAAVDVSTGECLVTSGDRDAVAGELDRIAPAELIAGPDASAFEPPDAENGWTTHEHDPSAFGRRAATERLEPYLPAPDRRFEADTELRAAGAVLAYAEYTQGDDGPLSYVTRIRRYDPRDRLRLDAAAQRSLELFENRGLGASDTLFDVLDETSCALGRRCLERWLRRPLVDADAIRRRHDAVGELADRTLAREGVADALAAAYDLERLVGRVSRGRADARDLRSLHATLAVVPELKATLAGADDAGGGGAGDDADEADDNDADRPRTDHLRDLRDRLDELVEIRELIDEAIAVNPPPEITDGGVIREGFDDDLDALRATEREGREWVADLEAGERERTGIDSLSVGHNKVHGYYIEVTDANLDSVPDDYRRRQTLKNSERYVTPELKEREEEIVGAAERADAMEYELFADVRERVAAETERIQGLADALAELDALASLATVAVEGDYVRPKIRDDPDAGIEIEGGRHPVVERAEASFVPNDADLPRGSVAVITGPNMSGKSTYMRAVALAVVLAQTGSFVPAQAASLPVFDRLFTRVGASDDIAGGQSTFMREMSELTEILHDAGPDSLVLLDEVGRGTATTDGRAIARAAAEFVHDELGATALFATHYHGLTDLADERERVFNLHFTATREDGDVTFLHRVVPGASSSSYGVEVAELAGVPAPVVERSRSLVAADETGEPSEGEAASEGDGSASPDASTDATTRAPTDGADPDDVSLREFLAEESSDDATGDDAPTAADGTEVGETEVDDPGVAPESDLAADLRDLDLARTTPIEALNALHDLQSRLDDGG
- a CDS encoding J domain-containing protein is translated as MTNRTIIVGMAATFIGLTALLLVAGVVVSPVLLAVAVPFGVVSYFLWYHASGKLRDRVRREAAHAGPTERERARRRARTAEHRRSARRTAGATDGGFGGAAAGGARSTGGPGARGPGAGGRRDPRDRAPPTAGMTERDAYETLGLNRTADQETIRETYRERAKRLHPDGEDGDEETFKELNEAYELLKN
- the mobA gene encoding molybdenum cofactor guanylyltransferase, producing MTTGAIVAGGRSTRFGDRDKSVAALAGTPMIRRVADRLAGADDPVPPGAARASEGDPVVDDLVINCRPDQREAIATALAGLSLPVTWALDGEPDLGPTAGIRNACRAAPSEYVAVVACDMPFVDPEFLASLREDAAGREAAVPRLDDRWLQTTQAVYRADAMADACDRALARGDRKVLAALEELDRVVVGAEAIRSRTTERTFTNVNTRAELSEAEDAIAEAVGAAGNGDGQE
- the pdxS gene encoding pyridoxal 5'-phosphate synthase lyase subunit PdxS; amino-acid sequence: MAEDTDLEGLKRGTDLVKRGFAQMQKGGVIMDVVNREQARIAEDAGAVAVMHLESVPADIRKRGGVARMADPGKLEEVIEEVSIPVMGKARIGHTAEAQILEAAGADMVDESEVLTQADDRYHIDKREFTAPFVCGARNLPEALRRIDEGAAMIRTKGEAGTGDVNQAVTHQRNIQRAIGQLEGMAYEERDEWAREHGAPRELVHETADRGRLPVVNFAAGGIATPADAALMMQHGCDGIFVGSGIFGAENPPAMGESIVAAVNNYDDPEKLKEIAKSPGKGMKGQSNADMAEEEKLQGRGV